The sequence below is a genomic window from Methanobrevibacter sp. V74.
ACTTGTAACAAGGTCTGATTTAATTAATAATCCTGATGAAGAACAAATAGCAATGTTAATGAGTAGAGATTTGATTACTGTTCATCCGAGTGATGATGTAGTAGATGCTGCTCGCGTAATGATGGAGAATAATGTTAGAAGAGTTCCTGTTGTAAATGATGACGGCGAATTAGTAGGAATTATAACTTCTTTTGATTTGGTATCAAAAGCCTTAACAAAAATTGAAATTTATGATGCTGTTGAAGATTATATGATTACTGCTGTTCCAACAACTTGGGAAAAAGCTCCATTAAATGTTGCATTTGAATCCATGAATCAATTCGGATTAAAATCTATTTTAGCACTAGATGATGAAGCAAAATTATCCGGTATTTTAACTGAAACAGATTTTATTTCTGAAATTGAAATAATCTCTGAGAGAAGTGAACACAGCTCTACTGTTGGAACTGAAGGAGACAAATGGTCTTGGGATAGTACTTCTGTATTATATATTGAAAAGAACAGTTTAAAATTTGCAGATAAAGTAGTCTCTGATGTTGCCGTTGGCAATGTTGAAGTAACTAACTCCAAAACCAAAGTTTCTGATTGTGCTAAAAAAATGAAGGCCTTAAGCATAGAACAAATTCCTGTTATTGGTGTTGAAGGAGATTTAGTAGGTCTTGTAAGAGCAAGTGATTTAATTAAAGCATTAGTTAAATAATTTTGGGATAATATGGCAGTTAATCCAGTATTAGTAGTTAAAGTTGATGAAAGTACTGTGGGTGTTCGTGCAAGATTGTATGATGATTTTTCCGAACATAAAATTGTTCTTAACTCTGTTCTTACGTATTGGTGGGCT
It includes:
- a CDS encoding CBS domain-containing protein — translated: MLVKRTMSKNVVSVSVPGNREKVLDLMRKEKKAVLPVVKEDTNILVGLVTRSDLINNPDEEQIAMLMSRDLITVHPSDDVVDAARVMMENNVRRVPVVNDDGELVGIITSFDLVSKALTKIEIYDAVEDYMITAVPTTWEKAPLNVAFESMNQFGLKSILALDDEAKLSGILTETDFISEIEIISERSEHSSTVGTEGDKWSWDSTSVLYIEKNSLKFADKVVSDVAVGNVEVTNSKTKVSDCAKKMKALSIEQIPVIGVEGDLVGLVRASDLIKALVK